A genomic region of Zea mays cultivar B73 chromosome 6, Zm-B73-REFERENCE-NAM-5.0, whole genome shotgun sequence contains the following coding sequences:
- the LOC109940305 gene encoding uncharacterized protein translates to MNPYLENNFLVRLMEEMEEEEEELQLARHMVNRRRRARNERRHGGSIPGRVRIHRDHMSGDARIRADYFGAHPVYTDAQFRRRFRMRRHVFERLVDVVQQVDPYFIQRPNCAGEIGLSALQKVVAAVRILAYGIPADAVDEYVRIGESTAHESLKHFCTAVQTVFAPYYLRAPNVEDIARLLQVGESREFPGMLGSVDCMHWEWRSCPSSWKGMFIGRGKHPTMILEAVASYDLWTWHAYFGLPGSCNDINVLHRSNLFERHLSGDTPPVSFTVNGHTYNMGYYLVDRIYLD, encoded by the exons ATGAATCCATACTTAGAAAACAATTTTCTTGTGCGGTTGATGGAAGAaatggaagaggaagaagaagagttgcAGTTGGCGAGGCACATGGTCAATAGGAGGCGACGTGCACGCAATGAGCGTCGTCATGGTGGTTCGATTCCAGGGCGTGTTAGGATTCATCGTGATCACATGAGCGGCGATGCAAGAATCCGAGCAGACTACTTTGGAGCACACCCGGTGTACACGGATGCTCAATTTcgtaggag GTTCCGCATGCGTCGCCATGTGTTTGAGCGCCTTGTTGATGTTGTGCAACAAGTGGATCCATACTTTATTCAGCGTCCAAACTGTGCGGGTGAGATTGGTCTTTCTGCTctacagaaagttgttgctgctGTTAGAATCCTTGCTTACGGTATTCCGGCTGATGCCGTTGACGAATATGTACGCATTGGTGAATCCACTGCTCATGAGTCATTGAAACACTTTTGCACGGCCGTCCAAACCGTGTTTGCTCCGTATTATCTCCGTGCACCAAATGTAGAAGATATCGCACGCCTTCTCCAAGTTGGCGAGTCACGTGAGTTTCCTGGTATGCttggtagtgttgattgcatgcattgggagtggcgtaGCTGCCCAAGTTCATGGAAGGGCATGTTTATAGGGCGTGGTAAACATCCTACCATGATCTTGGAAGCTGTTGCGTCGTATGACCTGTGGACATGGCATGCATATTTTGGTCTGCCAGGTAGTTGCAACGACATAAACGTTCTGCACCGTTCAAACCTTTTCGAAAGGCATCTGAGCGGTGACACACCTCCAGTTTCATTCACTGTGAATGGTCACACGTACAATATGGGATATTACCTAGTCGACAGGATTTACCTTGACTGA